The Pseudanabaena sp. ABRG5-3 genome includes the window TCTACAATTGTTACATATCTTTACACATATCCTAGCCTTACCGTAGGATTATGGTGGCGATCCTCAAGCATTAACCTATGAACCTTGGCAAGCGCAATCGTTTCTCCGCTAACAAAATTACTGTGCAGTTGTTGCGTGAGGGCATCATCGAATCGATTCATTCTTGCCAAGCTGCGGTAGTTGATACACGAGGGAGAGTGCTATCAGCCGCAGGTGATCCTCAAACTACAACCTTTGCCCGCTCTTGCCTTAAACCCATTCAAGCTTTGCCTGTCTCAATTTCGGGCGCACAGGAGCGCTTTAACCTCTCCGAAAGAGATTTAGCGATTATTTGTGGCTCCCATCAAGGGACGATCGCCCAAGCAAGGCAAGTTTTTAGCATTCTCTGGCGTTGTGATGTTGAGCCAAGTGCTTTGCAATGTCCAATTCCCGACTGTCAAAAAAGCAACCTGCAACATAACTGTTCTGGCAAACATGCAGGGATGATCGCCGTTTGCAAGCAACAGGGGTGGCAAATTTCTTCCTATATGGATCGCAATCATCCTGTACAACAACTGGCTCTAAATACAATGGCAGATTTGCTCCATATGCCTGCGGCGGAGTTTATCTGCGCCCATGATGATTGTGGTGTACCGACTTATCTCTTAGAAATTGGTCAGTTGGCTCATCTCTATGCGTTACTATCGGCTCATGATCAGTTACACCTAGAGCGCATCACTCGCGCTATGACTCGCCATCCTGATATGGTTGCAGGGGATGGTCAGTTTGACACAGAACTCATGCGCTTGACCAATGGGGAAATTGTTAGCAAGTCAGGGGCGGAAGGAGTTCAATGTATTGGACGCATTGGCGAAGGTTTAGGTTTAGCAATTAAGGTAATGGATGGTTCTAAACGCGCCAAAACTGCGGTTTCGATCCATCTACTCAAACAGTTAGGCTGGATCAGTCCTACCGTTGCCCAAAAGCTAGAAGAATCTTTTCTCTTTATTGGTAAATATAGCCGTTTAGAAGCAGTTGGCGAGTTATCACTTGCATAAACGAAGAAGCTTGAGATTTAAAAACCTCAAGCTTCTTCGTTTATGTTGTAGAAAGTTATGGGCGCTGAGGGACTCGAACCCCCGACATTCTCGGTGTAAACGAGACGCTCTACCAACTGAGCTAAGCGCCCTTTTTTGAGGCTATTTTTTTGACCTCAATTAATATAACAGATAGGGTTAGCTTTTTACTAGCATTTTGAAAAATAATTTTTTAATTGTTGCTGAAAGCCTTATATAACGAGGTTTTCTAGGTTTTTAAAAAGTTATAAAGAACGTAGAGCTAGTTTTCTGATCTCAGTTATTATTCACATTGCCTTACACGGTTACAAAAATTTTCACAATCCAAAACCAACCCAAAAACTAACTATTGGTACGGAATTGGTACAGAATGAAAACGCCAAAAGGCAGTGTAGCCATAGAAGAAAATGATAATCGTCTACGTTTAAGATGGTCTTGTGAGTCAAAAAGATACTGTCTGTCTCTAGGATTGCCCTATACAGATATAAATTTGAAAGTAGCAGAGCAAAAGGCTAGACAGATTGAGCTAGATATTTTATCTGGCAACTTTGACCCTACTCTAAACAAATACAGGATCAAGCAAGTAGCTGTCATTGCAAGTCCTGAAGTTATAAAACCCAGTCAAGAACTCTTGCTTCCTATATGGGATAAGTGGGTTAATAGCTTGTGTTTACCAACTAGAACGCTTTGTTCCCACTACGCTAGAATTAGGCGCTACATTGAAAAAGCCGCTCCTTTGGCTACTGATGCTTCTTGGTATGAAGAAATCGTGAGTCTATCCCCTCGGATCTGGAATGACTCTTTAAGCTATTTGGTATCTTGTCTAAATTGGGCGATTTCTGAAAAGCTTGTATCTGACAATGCTTTTTCAAAGTTGAAGCGTAGAAAAGTATTAAAGAATCAGGTTAAACCTTTTAATCATGATGAGGTAAGGGCAATTGTTAACGCTTTTCGCAGTAATAAGTTTTGCCCAAAGTCATCAGCTTACAAACATAGTTTTTATGCTGATTACATTGAGTTTTTGTTTTTGACTGGTGTTAGACCTTCTGAAGCTATTGGGCTTCAGCGTCAACACGTAGACTTTATCCGTAATGAGATTGTCATTTGTTCAGTCTTAGCTAGAGGCGATCAAGGACAAACTGCGAGTAAACATCGTGTCCGCAAAGAAACAAAAACAGGATCTATTCGTTTTCTGACAATGACAGCTAGGTTAACTGAAATGCTGGAGATTAGATGTCGCAATCTTAATCCTGATGATTTGGTTTTTACTTCTCCAAATGGCAATGCAATTGATGATAATAACTTTACAAATAGACAATGGAAGGTCGTTTTAGCAGGACTAAACATTGAATACCGCAAGGTCTATACAACTAGACACACACTCGCATCAATGGCTTTAGAAGCTAATATGCCTATTACTTCTGTAGCCTATCTTTTGGGACATTCAGACACAACAATGATTATGCAAACGTATGGACACGTTATAAATAGACCGTCTTTACCTGACTTTAGTTAAATCATTGCCAGCAAGACTCACTAGGTTTAATTCTGGTGAGTCTGTTATTTTATCGATCACAAAGAAATTTACCGATCGCACTAAAAAACACAGTATAAAACCTTTCTCTCTTCTACGGTCTTACTTTTCTAAGTTGATTCTGTTATACTGATTTCCGAAAGAGGGCAAGGCAAAGAGCAAAGCCCAACGGGTAAAAGTACAACCCTTAATACCGACCTGTTAAAAAGTTACAGGTGGCTGTCCTACAGCAAGTGGTAAGTAGTTCTTTCGGATCTCACGGTTGTTTATACACAACCATTCAAAGCTAAAGTAGCTGCGAACTAAGAGATCATTACAAAGTTTTTAGTATCAACTGCAACATTTGAACATAGAAAAAATAGGAAAGATAAGTACAAAGTCTTCCTACAAAATCTATAACTATCAGAATAATAATCTAGAGGAACTATGCAATTACTGCGTAGTTTTTTGTTTTTTAGCTTCTAGTTTGCACTTATTTCTATGAGTTTCTTAGTGAGTATATCTCTAGCTATAGCAGCTTTTGGAACTAAAGTTTTACTTGCTAGATGTTCAAGTTTTTCTGTAAACTCTTCATCCAAATAAACACTAAGTAATTTTGCATTTCGTAATACTGATTTTCTGCCTTTTGCCATCATTAAACACCCTTTTTCTTTTATATTTTTATTATATCATTTTATCATTAAGATATGTTAAAATATATATAGAAAGGCAAAAGAAAATCTTTTATTTAGTTGCTAAAAACTCCTTAAACTTACTGACTAATGAGTTTTGAAGAAAGCAATAAACCAACCAGTTAGCATGATTTCATATGTCCAAAATCTCGTAACTAATGCAATTGTTAGCTCATGGATTCTTGTTTTACATATGCTGAAATGCTTGCTTAAAAACACTAAAGACTATCTCCAACTAATAAAGGAAACCATAAAATGACCGATACAGCACACAAATTAACCCCAAACCAAAAAACTATGAAAACTAAAACTACTCAAGCCAAAAGATCTACTAAATCTAACCCTACTAATATTATATCATTCTCCAATAAAGCCAATAAAAATAAGGATAAAAAGACTCATCTTGACTTTAGTACATTACATGAAGTGCTACATGAACACTATTCTAAAAGGTTGAGTCTTGATGTCTGTAGCTCAAAGATTAGACTGGATGGTAAACTACTAGATTTTGCTGATATAAGATATAAAATTGAAACAGAGAGAAATATAATCGGGTCAAAAGACGATCTATTTAATCTAGTCTATAAAATTGCTAAAGTAAATCCTTACAATCCTATTGCTGAATACCTTGATACTGCTTACGAGAAATAC containing:
- a CDS encoding asparaginase, whose translation is MNLGKRNRFSANKITVQLLREGIIESIHSCQAAVVDTRGRVLSAAGDPQTTTFARSCLKPIQALPVSISGAQERFNLSERDLAIICGSHQGTIAQARQVFSILWRCDVEPSALQCPIPDCQKSNLQHNCSGKHAGMIAVCKQQGWQISSYMDRNHPVQQLALNTMADLLHMPAAEFICAHDDCGVPTYLLEIGQLAHLYALLSAHDQLHLERITRAMTRHPDMVAGDGQFDTELMRLTNGEIVSKSGAEGVQCIGRIGEGLGLAIKVMDGSKRAKTAVSIHLLKQLGWISPTVAQKLEESFLFIGKYSRLEAVGELSLA
- a CDS encoding site-specific integrase, producing MKTPKGSVAIEENDNRLRLRWSCESKRYCLSLGLPYTDINLKVAEQKARQIELDILSGNFDPTLNKYRIKQVAVIASPEVIKPSQELLLPIWDKWVNSLCLPTRTLCSHYARIRRYIEKAAPLATDASWYEEIVSLSPRIWNDSLSYLVSCLNWAISEKLVSDNAFSKLKRRKVLKNQVKPFNHDEVRAIVNAFRSNKFCPKSSAYKHSFYADYIEFLFLTGVRPSEAIGLQRQHVDFIRNEIVICSVLARGDQGQTASKHRVRKETKTGSIRFLTMTARLTEMLEIRCRNLNPDDLVFTSPNGNAIDDNNFTNRQWKVVLAGLNIEYRKVYTTRHTLASMALEANMPITSVAYLLGHSDTTMIMQTYGHVINRPSLPDFS